AAAACAAACGTACAGTAAGGTGAAATCGAGCAATATCACatttgcaacaacaacaacagaatagTATTAATCTAGTTGTCACTTACCAAGAACGTCAAGGTTTGTCGATTTCTCTGCCCTTTTCCCCACGCCGTTGCTTGCAGTACACGTATAGTACCCACTGCTGCTTTCATTTACACTATACAACACCAGGGAACTGGTCCGGATCCGGACGTCACTGGACATTGTGTAGACATGTGCCCAGAGTGGCCGACCTGTCTTTGACCATGTGATATTTGGTGGTGGATTTCCGTCAGCCACGCAGCGAAATGTGACGTGGTCCTCTAACGAAACTTCTTTCGGGTCCGATATGCTGATGATAGAGGCAGGGTCTgtgtgaaaatgaatgaattaatgaattttattttctcaataatcgcacaaggtacaacgtatggcaactaataacaactaatagcaatacagacaatagtactaagaagctacatacagaacaacaaaatattatcgataacagtacagctATATATGaataatctggtctcgcattcggaatacattataaagaaactggcctgcGTAGACgtatatatgagttgaacataaGATGAAAGACTTTGTGAACGTTGGACTCGAGCAAATTTCTTTTGCTAAATGGTGTCTTATCTGATATGCTGACCTACAAGTTATCAAGCCAACATCATTACATTATCGATCAAACTGACGATTTCTTAACTAAACTTCATCAGGGTACCCCAGGAGGGGCGACTATTGGGGAGGAAATCGAAGACTGGACATTAGGAAAACATCAAAGACCGAACGTCTCTTCAGCCTTTCAGAATTGCAGAGATAAACCTTGCTGGAAATCTCCTCTGTGCGCCTACCCACCCCCACAGGAAGTCAAGGGACTTGTAAGTAGGTAGAGAGCTTTGCATCTTTTAGGTCAATAGTTGAAATGATATTGCCAGAACCTTGATAtagttttgaaacattttaactACACAAATGAAGGTTAGTCTATACAAAACTAGGGAACTGGTCCTGATCCGGACGTCACTTATTGACAggcaactgtatatgattttggaaagcccagacatttcagacagcatccactgtcttcgTCAGTAACGCTGAGGAAGGCTAGTTGAAAAGTAAGTAACGCATATCTGTATGCAAAAGAATTGAGGACAGTTTTAACTAAATTACGTTAATATCATGTTTGCTTACAAAAGACTTCCATGAGTAGATTGGCAGCAGCTCTTCGTGTGACGTGTTGTACAAGGCATGTGTAAGTCCCTGCGTCAGATCGTGTCACGTGGCGGATAGTCAATGATGGAATTCTCGCGTTTCCTCCCGAATATTTTCCAGATAGTCCTCTCGTCTCTATCCGGCCGCCATCTTTCTCCCAATGAAGTGACGTAATGTTAGGCCTTGCGTCCTCAACTGCGCATGTCAAAGATGCTGATGTGCCCCATATTGTGATGTAAGGGTTGCTTGGTCCGACCACTAATTTTGGAGGAACTTAAGAAAAGATAAGAACACGTTAGTTTTGGTATTTTGTTCATAACATCTCCTATACAGCTGGTGAAAATCTATGCTGTCATTGTAGAAAGCTCTGCATGACTAACATTATCACGCATATCATTATACTAACTTAACTTAGATGGAATGCCTATTGATTTCAAAATGCATCAAATGCCAAATTTTTGCAAACAGTCACTACACGAAAGTTAACAAGGCAACTCGATAGATCTTGTAACTTATCTTCCTGCTTGAATAAATTTTTATCATGAATATCATTATTTTGCGCCCATTATTGCAACGGATCTGCTTACAATCTAAACTTGTAATTTTATGGAACTAAGAACCTATGGACAATGTGAATTTATGAAACATAACCTCTTTCTGTACATGGCTATATTGTGATCATTTCAGGTGGGTAAAATCAACACAAAGAATGCTGTGGGTAAATGTTTGATGAAACCTAAACAGGTCTTTTAAGTGATTGCTTCATAaaaatcaaaattataaaaatattGCTAAATTTGTGTAAGGACTAGCATGATGTGGTTTCTTGCCATTGAATGCAGATTCCTGTTCTTATTTTCATTCAGCAAAGAAATTTACCGTCAACAACATAACTGCAGTATTTTACATAGCACCTGGAGGCTCGTATGGGATCACAACGCCTACAGTGACATCCATTAAcctattaaccctcaaacacccgagtggggtccatttggaccccaggcgtacattttgaagtgccatttgaacatttttgatctgaagaaaaaatccttccgtgactttgtcagtcaatatgtcttataccttctcctaagttttcgcaaatattggtacaataatgtgaaaattataaagaaagtttgtgttcagtccctctggggtccaaacggaccccagcaaaaatttgcagttttttaaacaaactttggaggctaactccttaaccacttacagtatgactaccaaacttttagacaatgataagaatgtaaacctaatTCATCACAGAAAtctctgtgtcatcaacatgtaatgtgacgacattatgacgtcatttgcctaatcagggcggccatcttggattttgaccaatgacgtaatgaaattagcataaattatagattttaagtcatgaaaattacattgaatttcatagaatttaattgctgtcagaaaacaggtgtcgtttaccaagaaaaccttgtttaaattgaaattgtcaaattttggcaaaaatatgcctgtcagattctggttgccatggcaacccccaaaaatgataaacttacttattttgtgataaatgaccaagtttcgtatctttagctctagccgttcatgagttatgcgacataaatgttgctgagggcctcaaaattcccctatctggtcggaataggtttagtgcaaaaagtggtccttctgaacttttgcataaattatgataatgagttggaattagcaacaccttaacatctcaaactcttcctcttacattgacgaagcaatgtatacacaatgatcgccgataagaaatggtactgagattttatgaacaaaacattttggggtccgtttggaccccactcggtcattttagtcgcaaaaaaaggtcgggtgcttgagggttaatccTAGCAAATTTATGTATACTCCTGGAAATAGTTTGAATGATATTGATTGTAGATACGTCCGACTATTACTCGTGGTACATTCAGATTGATTTATACGAACTGAGACAACTGTTATCTTGAAACATTAGTCCACGGTCATGATTTACTTCTCCTTGTTAAAAGGGCAACATAGATCTaaaaaaaagatgccatcaGATAGTCAGAATTCGTTTGAAAAATGCTGCAGGATTTTTACAAACCGCTATTGATTTGTAGTTGGTACATAGTTTGTACACGTCTCATATCAGATCCAAGTGGAGAAGGATTTACATACCGCGGGGAAATGGCTTTAGTAAATAGTTCCGGGGATGTGAGGAGAAATTCTATTATGTCTCAGCATATTTTTATTCTGGAGAACCGTTACCTTGAATGCTAAAGGCCGCATGTGTAATACCATTTTTCTACCCTTTATCACTAAGAGCAGCTTTACAAAATATTCCCCTCTATGCACGCTAAATGTACAGTTTCCGCTCGCATTCCGAACCGAAGACAAAATAGACGATCCCATACGCAGAAGGTTTAGTAGGGCGGAAGAAGAAGTGCCACATATACCCACATCTGGGACCAAAGTCAAACCATTCAGTGTTGCCAAGTTCTGAAGCTTTTAGTCAAGTTGCCTTTTGAGTACTTTAGCTTTGACCTTGAGTCTACTTGCAACTAGAATAGCAGTCGATTTTCATGAAGGGTTCTTGAACCTACGGTTGATTGATCGCCacttgttacaaattttaaatctCCTTCTTCAGAAATCTTTTACAGAGGTCTTCATGGTCTACAGGAACAAAGTATAAGATATGGATTTCATGGATATGGATTTCCATTTGCAGACTTCACTACCAGCCTTGAATTCTGCCAGAATCCATTACATTTTTCCATCATAACTACACGGGGGCTTTGTTAGAGGGATAACAAGTCCCGAAGCTACCAGGAACCCATCCTCTCCATCCAAGCTACATTAAACAGATATCAATAAGAGATCCGTGCAGCTATAGTAAGTTGGGATATAAATACGCTGGCGAAACATACCGAGTATATCCAAATGAATGAATTTCTCTTCATTTCCTAGTTCACCGGTCATTATCGATAGTGAATACGTTCCTTCATCCTCGATTCTTGTCTGATCGATCCGCAGGGAAGCCCTTCCGACCAACCGGGCCCTGCCGGCGTATCGCCCGTATGCTCTGCTGAGGTTGGCCAGTGGAACGTAGGAGAAGACCGTGCTCCGTTTGTCGGATGCTGTCGGGCTCTCCACCACCCTTGACCAGGTGATGGAGATGATGCTGTATTTTGAAGAGTATGCTGCCGGCAGTGTTACGGGTTCACCTAGTGTGGCTTCCTCTGACTCGGGGAGATCAAAGCTGGTGTGCTGCGCCCAACAACCTGAAAAAGGAAAGCAAAGGTTGACTTACAGGAACCTTTTTTACGATTCTGTATTACCAACTGTTTTAGTTTTACTGCAAGTATTGCAGCTTTTAAATACACGTCTCTACATGCTGCGTCAATGGAGTGGAGAACAGCTGGTTAATGAAAATGTTGGTTTGATTAAACATGGAGTTTCTAAGGTCTCTTTTCTGTGACTTTTCTTACTTAGTTTTAACGCAAGCAATCCATCTTTGAAGGTACTGAATCAACTGCGATTACACTGCCGAGGAATGGACGGTAAATAAAATTGTTATAAACCTCTTACATGCTACAGTTATTCAAAATCTAGTTGAAACGTCTCATACATTGACAAAAGAGGTTCAATGTTAGAAATCCCAAAACAAAAACGATATATACTCCGACGGATACTCcgacaacaaagctgcatctgcaggagccgcctcacacgttgcatacagttgcccctgtgagacttagtgctccaatagacgagagggtggagaaggaattgcacaaaCCTCCTTCCCCATAAAAATTCATgcgcaggtcaggcaaacaggcaaatgtctgtctgcctcctcatctgtcaaatcgacaggaaAATCCAGaatacatatgtgtgtgtgtgtgtgtgtgtgtgtgtgtgtgtgtgtgtgtgtgtgtgtgtgtagagagagagaaagagagacagacagacagacagaatgaCATAAAGACAGAAGAGAGAcagagtgagagagaaagagacagacagacagagacggATCAAACCTTGTGTGTGATTTATATTGTGGGAAGTTTCACACAACTCAATAGAGGATTGCAGTTAATCGAAATGTGTGTTGCGAATAACAAGTACATGTGTTAAAACACAACACGAACTACTGCTCTGTAATGAAGAAGATATACAGTCAATTTAAGTTGTCATGTAGTCAAGTCGAACGAGGTTTTCATCATCATGCATCCATAACAAAAGTAACTCCCACCACGGCAAATGTATATAATCAATCCATGAACTAATTGCTGATGAAAGCCGGAAACCGGCAACTAATTGTACACAAAGGAATCGCCTAGCGAGGTGAAATACAGATAACAGTGATCAATCAGATGTAGATAAATGGGAAACACTATAGCATTTAAGTTCTTAAAGCGACGCAAATCAGACGAATCGGTATTGTTATAAATCATCTGCTTTGATTAGGCGTGAGGATAGTCAAATCTAATCAAAGTTGTGAGAAAGTTTCAAGAGGGAACTTGTAGACAGAAGCTAAGAAATGCGTGGAATAAGACTTGTAGATACAAATTATAGCTTTCGTAATAGAAAAGCAATAACATTGCATATCTTCTCGTATTGATTGTCATGCTTGGTGACAAAGAACCTAAGCTTGTATAAACCAAGACCGGTGAATCTGATAAACGATgacatttttttgtgaaaatttcTTTAATTTCGTTAATAAGATATGCATATCTCAGGATATAGGATTAATGTGTTATTGTTGCCAAATCCTGCCGGCTCATTAATATTGGACACTACCAACCCCATAGAGCCCACGCTCTTAATCTACGTATTTTTTCATCTGGAATACTTTAGATCCGATAAAGCCAGCACCTTGAGCTCACTGATACTGTGACACGTTGGCGACCTTGCTGCGGGCGAGCGATTAGACATGGCGTTCAAcgattttacctttgccagaatttATGCCTACTAGgataatttgcatgatattcctgTTTTAAAGTCAATGGTAAAACGACTCAGAATTCCGCACGCAGGGAATCCCACAAATGTAccacagtccagtgagatagCTGTTTGAGGATGATTTTATTGAAACTGTAATGTGATTGTAAGGCTAAAGGCTGCGGTCTACCGGGACACTAAACACTTTAAACCACCAAGATGATTGGTTCCTGCATACCGAATTCCTTGTTACTTAAGGCTGGGTAGTTTGCAGTAATAGACCACAACTGTGAGTTCCCAATTTTAATGGCAGACGACTTTAACCCTATGTAGTATGATAGCGATTTGGAACACAAGGTTTCAAAAGCATGATCTTCATGCACGGGGCGTCTGAATTTGAGTCTCAGAAAATGAATGCACAAACTACGAAGGAGTGGCATTGCTTTGAATTGTGGTTCGGACATGGGTAATGGTAAAAACAAGAGAATTAATTGGACGCCGTTACCAAAATACGATCGATAGCACATTGCTGCCTCTTGTAATGGAATTATACACTGGTGGACTGAAATGATAGATTGAATCAGGATCGGAATTTTATTACTTCATGGTAATTGCTGTGAACAGGCCCTACGTCACCCAGCCTACAAGTGATAAGGCTCTCATCAGATTAAAACGAAACAAATGCGCAGCACGGACGAAATGGTCCGAAACTAATGAACAACGTCGAAATCCTAAATAGGATGTATTGGGTTTTTCCGGAAAGGGCGTTTCTCATTCAAACATAAAGTTAAGTTTCCGCCTTGTGAAAAAAGTCTCCTGAGGCAAAATTTGACAACGATCGAGCTAGTTCAGATTGAATTCCGTTGATTTTCTAAACAATAAATATGAACAGGATATTGGTTGGTACAAgggaataaaaaagaaataataatacttgatgtgacaaaaaaacaaatcagaTGCGCAAACGATAAGGTGGTATCTTACTGAATTtgagtcaagcttgcgtcactgcgaggTTTGCTCACTCCGTTACTTCTTTGTTATTTTATCCGACCTTtttatcatttagatattgcgtaatacgtcaaagtatgacttagaagacgataaaatgcacaaaaagtaagaaaagtcgttctttatctctgaaattcgtcgagtatctttcgaaccccacagtgacgcaagcatgacgcaagtgcagtgagataccacctctaGGTGCGACGGATGGTTCAATGTaacagctgctgctgtgccgCCTGTGCCTGCCACTGGTGTGATACGCCGAGTGACGGTTATGTCGGCagtaaaaacacaaacacagatgagGACCATTGAACAAAACAAACCGACGTATTTGTACAGTTCACATCTGCACACAACCATTGAATTGTGCGTCCTTCAAGATCTTAATACATTCAGCACTTTTTGTTGTACTTATTCcctgttatatttcatattgtaaTTACCCTTGTGTACAAAGCTGGAATTGAGTCTCACTCCAAATAATTGCAACGAGCATAATGTAATaacatggcatttttttcagcgTTAACGTTGCTGAAAACAATGCAGATTTTAGTTCCCCATCCCAGGATGTTTGCCCCTAACATGACTTTAATTCCTTCTTGATTTGTACCGTTAATTACACATCTAACACCTTGAGGAGCAGAGGTTCCGCAAATCTGCATGCTTCCAATCTAATATTGAAGGTATAGCCTGCTGCGATAGCTGGAGGCAATGACCTCTACTGCCATTAGATATGTTCCTTATGGATGATCACATATGTAAGTAGAAACTGCTACGTGCGATTTTTCAGGCCTTGCCCTAGCACCCTTTCACTAACAGCATGGCCGACAAGTGAAATGGTAATGGAATGTGACGAAATTAATGCGTGCTGCAGAAAGATCAAACTTGAGCTAACAGAAAACCCTGGCTCGATGCCAGCTCACAATCTAGTACCAAGAAAGTGGCTGATGCATGTGGCCTGCCACATCTACCGCATCTATGATAAATGACTGTTTCTACCAGAAATTGCCTTAAGAGAAAAAGGCAAACACCATGACATTGTCTCATCTGTAAGGATTGGTGTTTGGAAAGGAGGTGTTACGGCCCATTCGACTGCAACGAAggtgtacttttttttctacagcTTTCCAATATTCTTCAGATCATGTGTCGTAGGTTAGGTCGTTCACTGAGCCGGCACATTGTTACTCTAATCTGGACATTCTATCATCTAGGAGACCCGGTCCCAGTGAGCAGTTTTCGGTGTGTCATGTGAATTTTGTATTAGAACCACACAGTTGCTTAACACCAAAGCGACACACGCCTGTTTACCCCCGAGGTCCACTACCTGACCGTTCTAAATGTTTCATACGACGGCCTGTCTCAATTTTGGACGAGTACCGTGCCTTGAATCGTAAATGGTACTTACACATCACCGAGTTCCGTTCCAGGCTTCATTATTGATCCAGCAGTGCATTTCTTTAGAACATAAAGGTGCGTGGGGAAAACCTACAGAGGCCAATTATTTTCCCTCGTGTGGCCACAAGGTAAAAGGAATGAAGAGGCATGTAAATGGTGTTTTCATACTGGGTCTAGTTGTAGGTCACCTATGGGGTGTTGTCCCTTCCATCCACAGTAATGCGATCGTTATTTCTAGAGACAAATGTGTCTTAAGCTGTCTCCAGACGGCTTTGCTACCATTTCAGCGGATGGAGAAGTGAACCTCTGTGATTATTCTGGTCTATTCAGTGATTTTCTTGGAGGAGATAGCGAAGCAAATAGGTGTCTTTTCCCATTGCCCTCTCACTAGTTGGGGCTaatgaaaacatatcatttGCCCCGTCTGCGACCTTACTTTTGTGGAAAGAGATGGTCACTCCCAGGCTTGTGTAGGGAAGATTGGGGTCAGAGGTGTCATTATTGTCGTTTCAAGCGTCGTTTCGTTCTTCGAGCTTCCAGCCTGGTCGGCCATTCCCATATCCCGGCGGTTATCTCTCTATGCATAGTCCCATTATTCAGTTTCCCCATTCGCCATGCAACATAACTTGCCGCTTGTATGGGGTAAACGGCAGACGTGCGCCCTTGGAATGCTCATTCTTTTCCATCAATTCCCGAAAAAGCACCCCTCTGTGCTTTACATTTCAATTACGGTTGACAAAGGCGCTCACTTATAGCACGAAGACGAATGCTGGGCGCGGACCCACAAGACATAACCCAGAAATGAACAAACGTTATCTGTTCGTCACACGAATGAAACTTGAAGATAAGATTACTACTTGATCCATCTCCTGCCCTTAGGCACTCTTAATTATTGCCCTCCGTGATGATTTAAAACACTGTTCcgtctgtaaaaaaaactatggTAATTGCCCCTGGTGGCTGAGATTAATATCACGCTTTGCTGCGCAAACAAAAGTCGAGAACCAAGGATAAATTGACAACATATAAATCCTCCATCTTTTCGTTGGTTTCTGGTAAATTATTGCTGGCTTGCCATACAGTAATAGTATTGTGTTCACTAACCCGTGGTACGATCCAGCACCATCATAAATGTTCCCAACACTGCAGTAAAAACTGGGCCTGTTTTCAAAAACCGCATTAGATGATGTCGGCTGGTAATCCACGGCTCAGTCCGGAATCTATTAACGAAGTACGGAATGTATTGCGGGTTCGACAGTTCACACGTTTGTCCCGACAACAAATGGCCGTGCCTTTGCGCAGGATTATGCGGCTTGCTACGAGGAAAACCCCGTCAAAATTACTTTGCGTTTCCCTACATACTGCATCATACTTTCTAAATGTAACTAATCATATATCTCTAGTTCCTCATTCCATGATGAAGAGAAAATATTATCTATCAAATGAATGTATGTGTTTAAAATACAATATAACTTTCCCTACTATTACTGATCATGAGAAACATTGTATTTTTATTAGAATCAAGAAGTCCACATATCTGAGAACATGTGGATAAATTCGTCTTTCGCTGCTTGACAAAATCAAACCTGGAAAAACTAgcttgatgtacattgtattttagaaTAAAGCATACTGTAGGTACAAGCTCGTGTAATTGCAATAAACAAATTATCCTATTATTATCATTCCTATTTTAACTATTATCATATTACTCCCATTTTCTTGACATAGAAGACATCCAAAAACTATAATTCTGCTAAAATTACAAACCCACTCATAATAAAAAATGTGGTACTTTTAATTACTTTTCGTTATATTAGCTgtaaagaagtcaaacccgccAGTAATATATGTAGAAATATTAGCTGGATCTATAGAATATCCACTTTAAAGACTTATTTTACGTAATTATGTTTGTACCTTTGAAGCCTTCAGGTATGAATTTGTGAGTAATGAAACCAATTTCGgcttttgaaaatgatttatgaACACGCCATTGAATCTTTGGATATCATGAATGACTTAGAGTTATATCTTGACAATGGTTGAACCTGCAAGCCAAAGACCTGCAACGGTAGTCGTGGCGACAATTGTTCCTTCAATTGAATATCAAATAGTGATTCCCCAAGCAATAACAGCTATGCTTTTACGGGAATTAGGTGGACTCAATGTGATGGAAAAAGCGTGAAGAATGCTAGGCACTGAACACTCACCGTAATGGGGAAATGGCCAAATGCAGAAAAGTGCAGCAAAGATTAATGCCGGAGACAGCACTGACTGGATTCCCAACACGGGCAGTAATGACATCTTCGACCTCACTGATGTCTACCTTTTgatctctaccagactacaaaTGCCAGTCCTGACGTGCACACGCCGTCTCTACAGGATCCCTGATGTTGCATTCTCTGTAAGATGCAGGTCCGAACTGGCCGATGACTTCCTCATTCTTTCTAAGATATCGCAATATTCGTACTTCGCCCTTTCAGGCGTAGGAGCTACCGCTGGCAATCCTACTGAGGCATGCGGTGCCGCTACACTACTGCAGTGATTTCATCCCGATTCAGGTAGAAATAATCTGTACACGGCCCTGTTGATATGACGCCAGTGTCGCTGCCATCGGATTTGGAGAACGACGTAGCCATTCTGTCGCTAGTAATGGTAATCCACACCTCTTTCAAAATGAGCTATAGACGTCGATCGATCAGCCGTTTTACGCTCTAAATGATTCTGAACTTATTTGCCCGTTCACTACATCATTGCGTAGCACAAAGCCTTAACAGGCGAGTCCCGAAGCCAATATTAATGGTTGTTGTATCGGGGTTCTTTTAATATGCATTAGATGTCTGGACCTTTGTGGGTTGCATTTTACTAGGTCTTATGAGAAGTTTTACCCTCTAGGtaatataacattttaaaaTGAGTCTGGAGACTGAGATGATTATGATTAGGTATGTTCGCTGGTCCTTACGTTATGAGAAGTCAACGTCAGTTCGATGGCAACcaacaagcattttttttcaaatattgatATCATTTCTTGGATTATTCAGGCTAAATTCAACCATGTGATGCACCGTTCTTTTACACTCAACAGGTAGAGCCCATACCTCGTGCGATTACCATTCTGCGATTAGATTTACAATAAATTGCAGTCCAACACTGATAGATCTAACCGCTGTTTTTCAAATATATGATCAATCATACATGCAAAATGGACCGATAAATCATTTAACATGATGCTTAGTGGTCACACTAAAGATCGATTGCTTGATTAAGATAAGATCgattttatgtttatgtactATGTGAGCTTAAGGGACATGCTGTTATTCAATGCTTATGTTACGGACCATGGTCATCCATTAATTAAGAGAAAACCAGGTTAGCACATATTATATTGTTATAATCATTTCTTGTTACACGTGTAGTA
The window above is part of the Branchiostoma floridae strain S238N-H82 chromosome 14, Bfl_VNyyK, whole genome shotgun sequence genome. Proteins encoded here:
- the LOC118429927 gene encoding hemicentin-2-like isoform X2; this encodes MSLLPVLGIQSVLSPALIFAALFCIWPFPHYGCWAQHTSFDLPESEEATLGEPVTLPAAYSSKYSIISITWSRVVESPTASDKRSTVFSYVPLANLSRAYGRYAGRARLVGRASLRIDQTRIEDEGTYSLSIMTGELGNEEKFIHLDILVPPKLVVGPSNPYITIWGTSASLTCAVEDARPNITSLHWEKDGGRIETRGLSGKYSGGNARIPSLTIRHVTRSDAGTYTCLVQHVTRRAAANLLMEVFYPASIISISDPKEVSLEDHVTFRCVADGNPPPNITWSKTGRPLWAHVYTMSSDVRIRTSSLVLYSVNESSSGYYTCTASNGVGKRAEKSTNLDVLVPERQMSLTTFSTIATIIGASAGGLWLVICVTLAGYLVNRHRRKREERKKFAFYYDASLTRRSMSTEPDGKESSTDPPGKANSLTTGERGIATMRRAQGNDRKYAKVIYDYKPREDNELKMEVGDIVEILEGEEGSWCLGYLKGRMGLFPSNYVCFVPMSEVSPATSLYIHCATDGDMKPANGNL
- the LOC118429927 gene encoding hemicentin-2-like isoform X1; amino-acid sequence: MLGSSPHSRNTRPGRIISTARLSRLIREREGGTLRRNPQLLGKLEIMAPSSPPAQLFLSGPFAFRARFCIFLILLQGCWAQHTSFDLPESEEATLGEPVTLPAAYSSKYSIISITWSRVVESPTASDKRSTVFSYVPLANLSRAYGRYAGRARLVGRASLRIDQTRIEDEGTYSLSIMTGELGNEEKFIHLDILVPPKLVVGPSNPYITIWGTSASLTCAVEDARPNITSLHWEKDGGRIETRGLSGKYSGGNARIPSLTIRHVTRSDAGTYTCLVQHVTRRAAANLLMEVFYPASIISISDPKEVSLEDHVTFRCVADGNPPPNITWSKTGRPLWAHVYTMSSDVRIRTSSLVLYSVNESSSGYYTCTASNGVGKRAEKSTNLDVLVPERQMSLTTFSTIATIIGASAGGLWLVICVTLAGYLVNRHRRKREERKKFAFYYDASLTRRSMSTEPDGKESSTDPPGKANSLTTGERGIATMRRAQGNDRKYAKVIYDYKPREDNELKMEVGDIVEILEGEEGSWCLGYLKGRMGLFPSNYVCFVPMSEVSPATSLYIHCATDGDMKPANGNL